In Candidatus Methylomirabilota bacterium, one genomic interval encodes:
- a CDS encoding transporter substrate-binding domain-containing protein: MKRMLALVLTLALALAAAPALAQDTLGKIKQSGVLTIGTRTGSPPFAYVNKNNEWVGFSIDLVEMLVKPEVEKAVGRPVKIEKKESTPPTRIPLLSSNAVDLIAGTMTDTAERRKSVDFSLTFFYTGAQFMVKKGSPIRSIKDIAGKRIATQQGSTNEKILREKYPQAQLRAFPDQPAAFQALTQGQVDAYTNDGIQLYGIKAKAPNPNDWEVVGDFYSEEPYGMAMRKGDAKLKVAVDTGLRRGFESGKYFEIYDKWFGPRGELPYPMTPQVKAYLLKQIGK, translated from the coding sequence ATGAAACGGATGCTCGCGCTCGTCCTCACCCTGGCCCTCGCACTGGCGGCGGCGCCGGCGCTCGCCCAGGACACGCTCGGCAAGATCAAGCAGAGCGGGGTCCTGACCATCGGCACCCGCACGGGCTCGCCGCCGTTCGCCTACGTGAACAAGAACAACGAGTGGGTGGGATTCTCCATCGACCTGGTGGAGATGCTCGTCAAGCCCGAGGTGGAGAAGGCGGTCGGCCGGCCCGTCAAGATCGAGAAGAAGGAGTCCACGCCGCCGACCCGCATCCCGCTGCTCAGCTCCAACGCCGTGGACCTGATCGCCGGCACCATGACCGACACGGCCGAGCGGCGCAAGTCGGTCGACTTCAGCCTCACGTTCTTCTACACGGGGGCGCAGTTCATGGTGAAGAAGGGCAGCCCCATCCGGAGCATCAAGGACATCGCCGGCAAGCGGATCGCTACCCAGCAGGGCTCGACCAACGAAAAGATCCTGCGCGAGAAGTATCCCCAGGCCCAGTTGCGGGCCTTCCCCGATCAGCCGGCCGCCTTCCAGGCCCTGACCCAGGGCCAGGTCGACGCCTATACCAATGACGGCATCCAGCTCTACGGGATCAAGGCCAAGGCCCCGAACCCGAACGACTGGGAAGTGGTCGGCGACTTCTACTCGGAGGAGCCATACGGCATGGCCATGCGCAAGGGCGACGCCAAGCTCAAGGTGGCGGTCGACACCGGGCTGCGCCGGGGGTTCGAGTCGGGCAAGTACTTCGAGATCTACGACAAGTGGTTCGGCCCCAGGGGCGAGCTGCCGTACCCGATGACGCCCCAGGTGAAGGCCTATCTACTGAAGCAGATCGGCAAGTAG